The window GGATAAGATAAGCAGAAACCCTCAGAGTGAGTGAGGAGTTTCATTAAATAAGAGCCACtttcaaatacattatttgaaattattgaTTTGTATAGCCTGCAATGTCAagagcaacaaagaaaatggagCAACAGTGTTTAGATTATGTTACCAGGCCAGATACATGTCCAAGTCGCAGGTATTGATCCTCAAAGTAATCTTAACTTTTCAATACATGGGCCAACATGTCAGTAAAATTATATCATGGCTTATGCCCTAATTAGATCATGTCACCAGAAAAAGTGGAaatgaatttgaatttgaaataatCTGCTTAAATTCAGAGTGATTGCACCAAGTGAAGTCAGTTAATTTGATTGAGCACATGAATGTCTTGGTTACAATTATTCTGCAAGCAAACACTATTACAAACAGGAAATTCTAGCACTGTGTACATGGACAGCAAATGTGCAATACTTTAACTACAGAAATCCACTCAAGTAtgtgaatgacaaaaaaaatatgttaccTGGATCTCTCTTGCGTGGTATATGATAATCAGACCAAGAAGTATGATTGTAGAAAGGCTTATCAGGCATTTTAGAGCTAATGAATACAAGGACTCctgtgaaaacaaaaagaacaataatACGAcaatacaaaatgcatttatgCAACAGAGAGtactaataaaaataaagaattccATTTCATCACTATAAATAAACTATTATATAAGTATTGAACATAGAAATAAAACTTGATGTATTGAACTACATATGCACATCTGATGTGAATGATGGCATTCCCATCAGATGTGCATGTGTAGTTCAATACAGTACTATAGTGGTAAACCCTATCTTTAATGCTCTTAATGCTTAGGATACCAAGTGTTACTGCCGATGGATCTTGTCAGCCCACCTGGACTGAAAGAAAGAGCCTATCCTGCCATGCATGTGATGGCTGACTGCTTATGGGATAAGTCTCCAGTCTTCACTGTCTAAATATTTTATGTGTGAAGAAAACAAGACGGGTATGGCAACTAGTTTAGAACACTTTACTATAAAACTTGCCTGGTCAACTCAACATACCATTCAtgtcaataaattattttgaccTACATGGACCTGCACGATTCACGGGATTGAGTTACGCACCTTTCCATAGGCTCCCCATGAGAGTTCAGTCTCTATAACCATAACAACGATCCCAAACATCCCAAAGATCAAAGCATAGTCACTGAGACGCTTCCTTTTCTCAAACAAGGCCCTTCTGTGTCCAAGCTTTTCCCCAATGTTCTGGTTCTTCTTTTTACCCGATTTACTGCCACTGTTGTTACATCCACCCCCTCCGTCTCCCGATGCATACGGCATCAGGGTGGTTGAATTGTTCTCCGGTTTAGAAGCTAGGTTGTCCGAAGCGTCGGCGGTGGAGATTGGTTGTAAAGGCTGGGACTCTGAATCAAACTCATGTAGGTTTCTGCGGGACGAGCTCAAGTTGCTCAGCGGCCGCATTACGCCGCCGTTGTATCTGCAGCTGCTCATGGCTATTTCGTTATACGAGTTACTCTCTTTGTGGCTGCTGCGCGGGCTGCCCCGCTGCGGATTGTGGCACTGCTGATGGTGATGATGTCTGGATGAACTACCATGACTGGAGGGCGTGAACTCACCAACGCTAAACTGACAACCTTGTCTTGAAGACGTTACAGATGGTGTCCTTAAAGTTCCTTGAGTGGTCGGCGACGTCCCACGAAAAACGAGGCTTTTCCTTGCATCAAAGGTACAGTTATTGCAGGTGCAGCATTGACGGCGCTGCTTAGTGAACCGTTCCTCTCGTCCGCAGTAGTGCTGGTACTTACAGTGATGCTGGAACTGCTGCTCTTGAAAGAAATCGTTCTGCAACTGCAATGGGGTTTCCATGTCAGTGCTGCTGTTTAAAGCAGCAGTCGGGTACCACCTTGCACCCGCGGAAGGGCGTTTGTGGTAGGTACAGGAGGACAACAACGGAGCAAGATTAGACCCATGTCGGCTCCTGTAGAATGTAAGTGATACCTCGGATTGGATAGACAGTACCCAAACAACTGTCTTGACGTCATTAAACAGGttgcaatatattttcaaatattcgTCTATGGGAGGCAGCCTAGCAAGTGAGTAGACAAAAACATGTCTTACAAGTGAGAGTGCTGAAGTGCCAGAAAGTCACGATAAGGACGAAAACAAGTGAATGTGAAATATTAGCTTACTGGCATTAATGTTcatgcattttaattaatgtcGCAGATCAATATTAGTTACGGCTTACATTTTCGTATTGGGTAACTTTGGGAACCGAACCTTTAACACATACATTGCAAGTTCCATGCTTTAACAATTGAGCTACATGAATCCCTGTTCGTGTGTTTAGGGTAATTTACCATCTAtctaaaaacattgacaaaacCACTCAAACTTGTGATATTTTGGTACATAAGGTATATTGAGTTGCCAACGAAAACTTGAATTAAACTCAGATACAAAATGAAGTGATACATTTCTTGCATTCATTATATGACAGCCAATGTAGCTGTCATGTAAGCCATAcattatattgtaattttttgagTAATTTTTCTATAATCCAATATTATTTTCGTTAAAAACCTGCAATGCCTTTTATTAGCCTTcactattttaaaaacattgtgctCAATATCCATCAATATAAGCTGCTGCATATGAACTGCTGCCGCATGGGTTTGCATCTAGCCCACTACTCATCTATAAAGCGTGCAAAATGccttaaaatacagtatatacccTCGGGCCAAATAATCGAGAAAACATAGTTTGTGAATTTCATCTATCCTAGCCTAGGCTACTACTGTAGCCTACTGATAGTACACCAGAGAATTGCTGGTAAATGGGCTCAATAGCAGCTGCATTGGCCACCGCAGTCCATAGCGCGTCACCgctctgtaaaatgtttatGGTAAACGCACAACATCAGCACCATTGGGGGAAAAAACTTAAATACTCACCATAACGCATACCAATTTGTGTTTTACCTAATGAACAACGTCATTTTTTCTAAATCTTTGATTAATCAGCTACTGATAAAACTGGCTCACAATTCTAATAGGCACACCTTGTGTTGGAGATAATATATACTTTTCAAACAACTAAATCTTTCAAATGGCCAAGTGTACGATACTAGTAATAGTACTGTAAACtaatattgaaaatgaattgCAGTTacattattcaaggtaaaataCATTCTTAATGGCGAAGGTAACCAGTCAAAACCACTGTATTTTATCAACAGTGACAGATTTAATTCACCTTCTTTCTGTGCGTCTTGGTTACATTCATGGTTCGCAGACCATGTGACTAGCAATCCAGCTATACTGAGGGCAGCAGTCTCAAACCTGAGATTGATGTGAACGCTGCTGGCGGGGTTATTAATGGACTGGAGGAGTTATGTCACCCGGAGGAAATATAGGCAACTGCTTGAAATTGAGCATCTGGGGAGCAATAAAGCAAAGCCCGAACCCAATCATCCACACGTCTCTGGTGCTGCTGCTACCACAAATTATCATACAATCAGAGTACTTTTTAAACCTCCAAAAACATTGTTCTATCAAAGTATATCCATCCATATCTACTAAATCTGAATCATGTCTGCTTGTTTATACTGTTTTATTAATAACTGTACAGTACCTGGttcataaataaatgttcaaCCCATTTTAAATTGGGTAAAGAAGTCCTCTGCAGTTAAAAATGAACATACTACACTGAACGAAAATCTTGAAAGGACTGTTGCTGTCCAAGGTGCTGAAAAAAACAAGTTAATTTGTCAGTGTTATTTAATAGCTCTATGGTGTTGCCCCTTTAAAtgatttctttcttcttttttaacACGAGTTCGCAATGCGCACTTGTCTATGATTGGCTGCTATTCTGCCCACGTGCTGTTTTGGGAATTCAGCGcatgttagctagttagctttttGCAGTGATATTTGACGAAGCGTTCTTGTATAAATTAAACTGTAAAAGAGAGTACGTTTGATTTTCAGAATGTAGGTAGCTAAATGCAACTGGTAAAATAATTCACGGGCATGGTACAAAACGAATGCATTAGCGTCGTTTAGCAGCACCATCAGCGTCCATAAATGGAATGCAAGATAGCTAACTTTGTGAGATAGCTAGCTAATCAACGTAAATCGAAAACAATAGGTTTAACATTTCACATGACATCTTCTCTGGCGAGGAGTTTATTTGCTAGCTATGCTGCAATTCTTACTAACGGTCACGTTGACCGGCGTATTTGAACGATGATGTTCCACTAAACACATCTGTATATGCCATAAGCTGCAGTTACTGTGTTTAATTGCTATGAGCGCATTTTAAGAAGGATATGATAGCAGGGAGCTAACTCGAAGAATCTTGCAATGATGAGGAGTCAACGAAGATATATTAAACATAGCTCAGTCTCTTTGAATGAAGATCTCAAGGGGCAACAAACACATGGTAATGGAGCACAGACTTAAATAGTGGCTACATAAACTACGTTTACACGTCATCAGTACTTTTTTACGCCCTGGAAcgtatacatatatgtatatactacGTGTGTGTAAAACAAACATGCCACTCGAACATGAAGAATGTATCACTTTTGATCTATTCATGGGATTTCTACTGAAATGTTTAGAGGACCTGAAAGTTCTGGCATCACTATTGGATCAATGTTAAAGTCATCCAGCATTTCATTGCAGTCTACTGGGTGGGACATACAACTTCATTGGTTGACTCTTCCTGTTTGGTCATGTGATCACAGATTCCATCAGGAAAGATCAGCAAAATAATTATACTGAAATGTACAACTTCAAGATGGAAATGGTTTTAATGGTGCAGCCAATACTGGTACAGACATTACATTTTCAGGGATACACAGGAGAGACATCTTTCCCTATCTGATGGGGATTGACATAGAGGCCTCTAGTGGCCAAAAGGCTGTTTTAGCATGGGCAGTGTGAGGGCTTCCACCATTTTAATGGAGTCAACTGGGTGTGACTTCCAACTTCATTGGCTGACCTGCCAGATGACCCTGTTGAAATCATGTCCAACTGGGTCATTACAAGGGATATTCCAAATGAAGATTGGCTCAGTGGCTCTGCCTGCGGGCTAACTAACACTTTAATGGGAACTACACTTTCATTCTCTATGGCATGATACCAGACAATgtaaaaccaaaccaaaatgtGGCAAAAATACAACACCTTGCCTTTGAATAATTGACATGCCTACCCTGTCCTCACAGTGAAACCCCTGTGTGTTGAGTGTTTTCGCTTTGACGTTTTTACTTACAGAGACAGTTGTCCCGGAAACCCCAGAGCAGCTGCGTCCCCCGGGGCCCGGCTCAGAGAGAGACTTCATTGACACGGTGGTGCTAGACACTGACTCAGAGGATGAGATATCTGGATCCTCCATGATGGTGTCAGGGAAGTAAGTTAGCTGCTGCCAAACCCATCAAAACAACTTCGGACCAGTAGTTCCCAATGTCGGTCCTTGTATCCACCCAACAACTCACATTTGTGTTGGAGCTCAAGCCAAATTCAACTAATTCAGGGCCTGATACTTAGTTTACTAAGTGGAATcaggtgtgcttgtccaggacTACAATATAGACATGAGGAAGTCAGTTGTTTAATAACCATTTTACTCAGGTTCACCGGCCACAGTTCATGTGCCTTCAACACAAGGCCACGCACAGGTTCATGAATAGTTAGGGGGATTGGTGGAACTGACTGGTGACTTCGTAGACAGGTGGATATAGTCGTGCCGTTCACATTATACACATGAATTAATCAGTATTGGGATGACATTTTATGGCATGATTATTGGTGATTAACTAATGCtcttatgttttatttgataaagcAGTCTGAAAAATGAACCAGTGACGGGCACAGTGATCATTTTatcagatgaagaggaagaagaggtggAGATGAAAGGTACTCTGCAGAAGAATGCTGCGGAACTCCCACAAACCCAACCAGGAATTCAAGGTCAGCGTTATTAACAGCATCTCTGGCGTGGAAACACTTCCTGTTGCATGATTCTATTCACGACAATGCAATTGTATTGGATTGTGCTGAATCATATTCTGCAGCCAGCTTTCTGATTGACATCAAGCGGTTGTTTGAGTATAAGagttgtgattggttgagacGCGTTCTGCCTAAGCCGTGCTAAACGATCCCTGGAGTTTCTATTCGTAGCGACAGAAACCGGAGACAGTGTGGTGCTGCGGTGATATGCCCTATTAATGTCCTGGTTTAGACCCGGTCCGTAAGAGGAGACTAGAGGTGTGTGACAGCTCTCAAGGGAGTGAGGCATCCAACTGCAGCAAGAAACCAGCCGTCCAGGAAGATTCAGTGGTGAGTCTGCCTGTCTTCACTTCTATCCCTCCTCCAGCCACCCTGAAACCAGACcggtgggaggaggaggagagggggggtcaTGCTCAGTTTATCCCTGACACATGAGTCATCTGTGTTGAGTTGGAGATTTACTGAAACCATTTGCCTTAAGTGCCCCGCTCAAGGGCACCTGAAAATCTGACCCGCAGGTTACAAGGTTGCATCTCAGACGAAGACACTGTACTAGAGCCCATTAAAGGGCATCGGATGCTCCCGCTCTGTTTGTACTTGACTTTAATTGGGTCGCTGTGTTTCTGTACCACCAGACAGACGACTCTGAGAATGAGGGTCCGGAGCCCTGCTGGAAGAGTCAGGAGAACATGGTGAGGAAGCTGCAGGATCAGTTTCCCCATCTGGTCAAAGAGGTGAGGCTCCTGTTGGGTGTAGAGTCCCACCACAGCTTTGTCTGGCAACGGGAGGCATCAGTGTGAAGATTCATCACTCCATAGTGTTGCGTGGAATTGTCTGTCCGACAGTAGACAAAGACTCTGCCGGCGAAATGCCCTGTGTTATTTTCCCTGCAGTTCTACAACACTTCCATCATATCCCTAGATGGTGGCAAATGCTTTGCCCAAAACTGAAATCAAGGTGGGGCTATGAATCGGTTTCGGTCCATTTGTTAGTGCATCTGATAGTCACAAGCAGTATCTCCGACACTGCTGGTGCGATTTTAACTAAACCTGGAGGAATGTGTCTTCTTATGGACATTCAGCATTTCCAAATGTACTAAGACTGGAGGGATACACTCGATATCCAGTTCTTTAGGTACACCACATCACCAAAAGGGATTGTTAGTACAGTCATTGAGAGATATTTTGATCAATAAAGCTGCCATCTCCTTATTCTGCAAGACATGGCCACATGACTCCCTTGCCTGTAGTTGCAAACCATTTTCCTGAATACCTAATCAACTGGCTACTATCAATATAATTGAGCTAAAGGATGCCAGTGCAATATTTGTTGGGGAGAACATCAGATACATTAGAGAAAGCTGAATAAACGGTTAGGTCCGGCCTTaaggtgcagtctctcagctttaatttcagggtaTTCACAACAGATTGTAGGACGGGTttaagaattacagctctttaatgtctctctttttatataatatctAGCTCTTTAATTAcagctctttttcaagggaccaaaagtaattggacaattgactcaaaagctgtttcatggacaggtgtgggctattccttcgttatttcttcatcaataatgcaggtaaaaggtctggagttgattccagatgtggcatttgcatttggaagctgtttctGTGAACCCACatcatgtggtcaaaggagatctcaatgcaagtgaaccAGGCCATTCTTTGGctgcaaaaaacaaaagaatCAATCAGAGAGATTAGGATTTGGCCAAACATTAGgattggccaaatcaacagtttggtacattctgagaaaaaaagaatgcacttgtgtgctctgcaacacaaaaagttctggatgtccatggaagacaacagtggtggatgatagtaggatcctttccatggtaaagaaaaatcccttcacaacatccagccaagtgaagaacactctccaggaggtatacatatcattatccaagtctaccataaacagaagacttcacaagagcaaatacagagggttcaccacaagctGGAAACCATTCATAAATCTCAAGAATAGAAAAGCctgattagactttgccaaaaaacatctaaaaaagccaggccaggtctggaacagcattctgtGGACAGATtcaactaagatcaacctgaatcagaatgatgggaagaaaaagtatggagaaggcttggaacagctcatgatccgaagcataccacatcttctataaaacacagtggaggcagtgtgatgccaTGGCCAtgtatggcttccaatggcactgggtcactagtgtttattgatgatgtgacagaagacagaaacagcCAAATGAATTCGGAAgtatatagggatatattgtctgctcagatttagccaaattcagcaaagttgactGGGCGGTACATCACTTTTTTACAGAGGAAGAAACCCAGCCTTTGTtcatgtccatgtgttccagacctCAAGccgtcattgcctgcaaaggattcttgacaaagtattgaaaatgaacattttatttctgattgtccaattacttttgagcccctgaaataaggggtctgtgtatgaaaatggttgcaattcctaaacatttcatatgatgtttttgttcaaccccttgaattaaaactgaaagtctgcacttcaattgcattgcggttgtttaatttcaaatccattgtggtggaaTATAGAGCCAGAATTAtgaattgtgtcagtgtccaaatatttctggaccaaaCTGCATCTAACTGACGCTCGCCTTGGAATGCTGTggtctttaatgtatttttgaaaCCGGCAACCAAAgagtttccttttttttttttttcctgttattTTCTTCCTGtactttattggaaaggaaattGGGTAAATATGGAGAGAGTTTTTGCAGAtagagcagtgggctggatttgaacccatccTGAGTTGTGAGAGTGAGACGTCTCGCTGACAATGTTTTCCGGTCAGGGGAAGGCCCTGCGTGCATCAGCCAATTACTACATGGCACATCAACAACAGTGTCATCGTCTGATTTATTGCTATTACGTATGATGTGGTTAGCTGATATGAAACGACCAACTGGGGCATTGTGATATCTGTCAACGCCTGTTATCTGGCCTGGTGACGGTTGCATACATTTGCTTTGGAACCGGGCTGCATCCTGGGCGTGTGCAAGGTGGCCCGTTCTAAGCCAGCGGGGAGGCTGGCACGATAGTACCATCTGGAGTAATGAGTAGGATCGGTGTCAAAGCTGACTGATTGCTTTTGATGAAAAGGCTTTATCTGCCTTCCCAATGAAAAACTCCCAAGGATGCACGCCGTGCCCTGTTGACAACATGACTGAGTAGCACAGATTACGGTTTGGTCTAAGGAGGGTGCTCCTTCCTCCCTGCTTTTGACAGACTACACTGGGGCAGTTGCCCAAGAGTTCAGATTTCTACTGATTCAAACATGTCTTGGAGGCAGATCTGCACTGAAGGCAGAAATGAGTGAGAACTGCCTCACTAATCAGAACAGACGGGCTCCTCCCTGATGTAAATAGAATGATGCCGTGTCTCTGAATCTCTGTCGACAAATATTTTGCAGCCTTGTTGGATATTGGTGAGAAATCGCTCTAACTTTGaatacaaacaattaatatacaGCACAAGGTATGTGGTTGTTCATGCCTGTGTCTGATGGTGTTGTCCTGCTTACACACAGGAGCTGAGAGAAGTGCTTCTGAAACATGACTGGCAGTTGGAGGACACCCTGGAAGCACTGCGCATGTTCTCAGAGGAgggtgagggcaacaacatcgATTTGTTGGTTTTTAGTCATTGAAAACATATTTGAGGTAACGGGTGGGCCCACGTCACTCCCAGGAGCTGCAGACTGATTGTTTCCTTCCTCAGGGGAGAGCCTCAGTCGGGGAGACACCCCATCGTCGTCGTCAGCTAGTTCTGCCCCCCAAACCACAGCACGTCCGCCAGCAGCAAAGCCTCCTGGTTGCCATCCATCACCACCTCACAAGCCTGTCAATGGGACCGGCGATAAGGGCACGAACAGGCGGATCAAAGAAGCCGACAGGAGACGGTGGATTCCGGAGCCGGGCACCAGCTCTGAGGACGTCTCCAGCGATGACTTGGAGTCCGCCGAGGGCGTGGAGCTCAACTGGGAGGACTCGGCCTCGGATCAGGAGGTCGGACCGGGGTCTACTGTGAAAGGCCAGATCCTCAAGTTCTTTCAGGAGGCGTCGCTGGACGAGCTGTCTCTCATCTCCGGCTGCTCGGTGAAGAAGGCCCAGAAGGTTGTCGAGCTGCGGCCGTTCGACGAATGGGAGGATCTGGTGGGTAGCACGAGCACGCTTCTGTCGTTGTCACAGTGTTCACCGTGTTGCCGTGCCCTCCACGGGTTCCAGTTGGAGTCTGGCGTTGATCGGCTCACCTGCGTGAGTCGTGTTCCTCCAGGTGGCCGCTCTGGACAGAGGGAACGGCCTCTCAGCTGAGCTGTTGCAAGGCTGCCGCGTGGTCCTCAGGGGACGGGACGTGGTGCGCTGCCTGATGACCAAGTGTGAGAACATCACCAGCAAGATGATGCAGGATGTCGCCCAGGTGATGGAGAGGGACACAGGCTCCCAGAAACAGCCCGAGATCCTCAACAGCAAGTGGGTTCAGCTGCCGTTTGATACCAGTCTCACCGACACACGTTAGAATAGTTCTGGAAAATAAACCCAGGCTGGctcgtttttcttttttgtccttACCGAATGCCCTCTGTTACTGACGTTCTCCAGGTTCCAGTTAAAACCCTATCAGCTGGTTGGTCAAAACTGGCTGACTCTGCTGTATCAGAACAACCTGAGTGGAATCCTCGCTGACGAAATGGTGAGTTGTTattcctgaccagtctcccgaCAGCTCCCAGTGAGACTCCGTAGCGCACAAGACAACAGATGCAATCCTCTGTTAATGTGATTGGGAAGCAGGTGTCTTTCTGTTGTCGTGCTGCTGTAGTCTCAGCAGAGCTTTTAATGCTTTATTTCTCCCCACGGTTGGCAGGGTTTGGGAAAGACCATTCAGGCCATCTCGTTCCTGGCCAGCCTGTAC is drawn from Esox lucius isolate fEsoLuc1 chromosome 14, fEsoLuc1.pri, whole genome shotgun sequence and contains these coding sequences:
- the kcnn2 gene encoding small conductance calcium-activated potassium channel protein 2 isoform X5, whose amino-acid sequence is METPLQLQNDFFQEQQFQHHCKYQHYCGREERFTKQRRQCCTCNNCTFDARKSLVFRGTSPTTQGTLRTPSVTSSRQGCQFSVGEFTPSSHGSSSRHHHHQQCHNPQRGSPRSSHKESNSYNEIAMSSCRYNGGVMRPLSNLSSSRRNLHEFDSESQPLQPISTADASDNLASKPENNSTTLMPYASGDGGGGCNNSGSKSGKKKNQNIGEKLGHRRALFEKRKRLSDYALIFGMFGIVVMVIETELSWGAYGKESLYSLALKCLISLSTIILLGLIIIYHAREIQLFMVDNAADDWRIAMTYERIFFICLEILVCAIHPIPGNYTFTWTARLAFSYTPSKTEADVDIILSIPMFLRLYLIARVMLLHSKLFTDASSRSIGALNKINFNTRFVMKTLMTICPGTVLLVFTISLWIIAAWTVRACERYHDNMDVTSNFLGAMWLISITFLTIGYGDLVPHTYCGKGVCLLTGIMGAGCTALVVAVVAKKLELTKAEKHVHNFMMDTQLTKRVKNTAANVLRETWLIYKNTKLVRKMDHARVRKHQRKFLQAIHQARKLRTSCMT
- the kcnn2 gene encoding small conductance calcium-activated potassium channel protein 2 isoform X4; translation: METPLQLQNDFFQEQQFQHHCKYQHYCGREERFTKQRRQCCTCNNCTFDARKSLVFRGTSPTTQGTLRTPSVTSSRQGCQFSVGEFTPSSHGSSSRHHHHQQCHNPQRGSPRSSHKESNSYNEIAMSSCRYNGGVMRPLSNLSSSRRNLHEFDSESQPLQPISTADASDNLASKPENNSTTLMPYASGDGGGGCNNSGSKSGKKKNQNIGEKLGHRRALFEKRKRLSDYALIFGMFGIVVMVIETELSWGAYGKESLYSLALKCLISLSTIILLGLIIIYHAREIQLFMVDNAADDWRIAMTYERIFFICLEILVCAIHPIPGNYTFTWTARLAFSYTPSKTEADVDIILSIPMFLRLYLIARVMLLHSKLFTDASSRSIGALNKINFNTRFVMKTLMTICPGTVLLVFTISLWIIAAWTVRACERYHDNMDVTSNFLGAMWLISITFLTIGYGDLVPHTYCGKGVCLLTGIMGAGCTALVVAVVAKKLELTKAEKHVHNFMMDTQLTKRVKNTAANVLRETWLIYKNTKLVRKMDHARVRKHQRKFLQAIHQARKFKTLLHAAFGGIK
- the kcnn2 gene encoding small conductance calcium-activated potassium channel protein 2 isoform X6 — its product is METPLQLQNDFFQEQQFQHHCKYQHYCGREERFTKQRRQCCTCNNCTFDARKSLVFRGTSPTTQGTLRTPSVTSSRQGCQFSVGEFTPSSHGSSSRHHHHQQCHNPQRGSPRSSHKESNSYNEIAMSSCRYNGGVMRPLSNLSSSRRNLHEFDSESQPLQPISTADASDNLASKPENNSTTLMPYASGDGGGGCNNSGSKSGKKKNQNIGEKLGHRRALFEKRKRLSDYALIFGMFGIVVMVIETELSWGAYGKESLYSLALKCLISLSTIILLGLIIIYHAREIQLFMVDNAADDWRIAMTYERIFFICLEILVCAIHPIPGNYTFTWTARLAFSYTPSKTEADVDIILSIPMFLRLYLIARVMLLHSKLFTDASSRSIGALNKINFNTRFVMKTLMTICPGTVLLVFTISLWIIAAWTVRACERYHDNMDVTSNFLGAMWLISITFLTIGYGDLVPHTYCGKGVCLLTGIMGAGCTALVVAVVAKKLELTKAEKHVHNFMMDTQLTKRVKNTAANVLRETWLIYKNTKLVRKMDHARVRKHQRKFLQAIHQLRTSCMT